A genomic region of Papaver somniferum cultivar HN1 chromosome 7, ASM357369v1, whole genome shotgun sequence contains the following coding sequences:
- the LOC113294223 gene encoding uncharacterized protein LOC113294223 has product MGEVMVKNQSNFINLLSARQNVFPMAANVQRWGVVDSSSEDELGGIDEAMSSASSFEERSSSSGSLGSNSDAEDLQDDASSSFEAAATSPRLTRGPLYELSGLMNELPVKRGLSKHFQGKSQSFTSLSNVQTLEDLAKRENPYKKKQMMMKSCKSYACGLDNSKSFATNNSSKMISKKGSNKSVGSFSSLLGSKRNGFMSCSISPPILE; this is encoded by the coding sequence ATGGGTGAAGTGATGGTTAAGAATCAAAGCAATTTCATTAATCTCTTATCGGCCAGGCAAAACGTGTTTCCGATGGCGGCAAACGTGCAACGGTGGGGTGTCGTGGATAGTAgtagtgaagatgaacttggtgGTATTGATGAGGCTATGTCTTCAGCATCATCTTTCGAGGAAAGGTCCTCATCAAGCGGTTCACTTGGTTCAAATTCCGACGCAGAGGATTTACAAGACGACGCGTCTTCTTCTTTCGAAGCGGCGGCGACGTCGCCACGGTTAACCAGGGGACCGTTATATGAATTGTCAGGGCTCATGAATGAACTACCTGTGAAGAGAGGCTTGTCTAAGCATTTTCAAGGGAAGTCGCAGTCTTTTACCTCGTTGTCTAACGTGCAGACGTTGGAAGATCTTGCGAAAAGAGAGAACCCGTATAAGAAGAAGCAGATGATGATGAAATCATGCAAGAGTTATGCGTGTGGATTGGATAATAGTAAATCATTTGCTACGAATAATAGTTCGAAGATGATATCAAAGAAAGGTTCGAATAAGAGTGTTGGGTCTTTTTCTTCGCTGTTGGGGAGTAAAAGAAATGGGTTCATGAGTTGTAGTATTAGTCCTCCTATTCTTGAGTAG
- the LOC113296287 gene encoding disease resistance protein RGA2-like, whose amino-acid sequence MAIIHTRNLPQIGMAWGVKDDLEKLKDTLEMIEAVTYDAEKKQANEKAVRLWLKRLRNVVYDADDVLDEFSYKAMCGAQMNKCDKLKQAIPYNLKNSFTFLEVLRVDFTQSEDEHLEDPAASMS is encoded by the exons ATGGCGATCATCCATACAAGGAACCTGCCCCAG ATTGGTATGGCTTGGGGTGTGAAAGACGACCTAGAAAAACTTAAAGACACTCTGGAGATGATTGAGGCTGTAACATATGATGCAGAGAAGAAACAAGCGAATGAGAAGGCTGTGAGACTTTGGTTAAAAAGGCTGAGGAACGTCGTGTATGATGCTGATGATGTTCTGGACGAGTTTTCGTATAAAGCCATGTGCGGAGCTCAAATGAATAAG TGTGACAAATTGAAGCAGGCAATACCGTACAATCTCAAGAATTCTTTTACCTTTCTTGAAGTGTTAAGAGTTGATTTTACTCAAAGTGAAGACGAGCATCTAGAAGATCCTGCTGCCAGTATGAGTTAA